A genomic window from Thermococcus nautili includes:
- a CDS encoding phospholipase D-like domain-containing protein, with the protein MKIKANHIAVILIGLALVGFILNSQVQHYQGGEIYESANHAYGLLVRGFNVTIIVKTVDGKTIEGNLLSVRGSTISIVVNGTTYTVGGPEATREDIKAKLIRIVYHGKVYLYGVDPMEGKGSEVFSKLLPDQYYSVRYSGKIYIGDGITPIEIGKLKYMADYKTYGSITINHLGPNGAIITANMVPVQYLIKYLGNYTVYTYGLLYVNSDERNLPLKLVEVRGP; encoded by the coding sequence ATGAAAATAAAAGCAAACCACATTGCTGTAATCCTGATTGGACTCGCCCTTGTGGGGTTCATCCTGAATTCCCAAGTTCAACACTACCAGGGAGGAGAGATATACGAGTCCGCGAACCACGCATACGGCCTTCTCGTGAGGGGCTTCAACGTGACAATAATCGTTAAAACCGTTGACGGGAAGACCATCGAGGGCAACCTCCTGAGCGTGAGGGGTTCTACCATCTCCATAGTCGTGAACGGAACCACTTATACCGTCGGCGGACCCGAGGCAACGCGAGAGGACATAAAGGCAAAACTCATCAGAATAGTCTACCACGGTAAAGTGTACCTCTACGGGGTTGACCCGATGGAGGGCAAGGGGTCCGAGGTTTTCTCAAAACTACTCCCCGACCAGTACTACTCCGTCCGCTACTCCGGGAAAATTTACATCGGGGATGGGATAACCCCAATAGAGATAGGCAAGCTGAAGTACATGGCGGACTACAAAACCTACGGCTCAATAACGATAAACCACCTCGGCCCCAATGGCGCGATAATAACCGCCAATATGGTTCCGGTTCAGTACCTAATCAAGTACCTCGGCAACTATACGGTGTACACCTACGGTCTTCTCTACGTTAACTCCGACGAAAGAAACCTTCCCCTGAAGCTCGTTGAGGTGAGAGGTCCATGA